A region from the Neomonachus schauinslandi chromosome 2, ASM220157v2, whole genome shotgun sequence genome encodes:
- the LOC110584252 gene encoding beta-defensin 103A-like: protein MRICYLLLLLPFLFLMPVPGNGGIINTLQRYYCRIRSGRCALLTCLPKEEQIGRCSSAGRKCCRRKK from the exons ATGAGGATCTGTTACCTTCTCCTCCTGTTGCCCTTCCTGTTCTTGATGCCCGTTCCAG GAAATGGAGGAATTATAAATACCCTGCAGAGGTATTATTGCAGAATAAGGAGCGGTCGGTGCGCCTTGCTTACCTGCCTGCCAAAGGAGGAGCAGATAGGCCGCTGTTCTTCCGCGGGCCGAAAATGCTGccgaagaaagaaataa